One stretch of Tenacibaculum sp. MAR_2010_89 DNA includes these proteins:
- a CDS encoding uroporphyrinogen-III synthase, whose amino-acid sequence MKVKTILVSQPAPKTETSPYFDLAEKQKVKIDFRSFIHVEGIPVKEVRAQKIDLNNYTAIILTSRNAVDNFFRIAEEMRFTVPDDMKYFCQSEAVAYYLQKYVVYRKRKIYVGNRTFPELTKLIKKHKDEKFLLPSSDKLKALIPAELDKLGVDWKRADLYRTVVSDLTDLENVFYDVLVFFSPSGIDSLFKNFPNFKQNDTRIAVFGNSTIKAVEKRGLRVDISAPTPETPSMTMALDKYIKEVNKK is encoded by the coding sequence ATGAAAGTGAAAACTATTTTAGTATCTCAACCAGCACCAAAAACTGAAACTTCTCCATACTTTGATTTGGCAGAAAAACAAAAAGTCAAAATTGACTTTCGCTCGTTTATTCATGTTGAAGGTATTCCGGTAAAAGAGGTAAGGGCTCAAAAAATAGATTTAAATAACTATACCGCTATTATTTTAACAAGCAGAAATGCTGTTGATAATTTCTTCAGAATAGCAGAAGAGATGCGTTTTACGGTTCCTGATGATATGAAATATTTCTGTCAGTCAGAAGCTGTTGCTTATTACCTACAAAAATATGTAGTTTACAGAAAACGTAAAATTTATGTTGGTAACAGAACTTTTCCTGAGTTAACAAAATTAATTAAGAAGCATAAAGATGAAAAGTTTTTATTACCTTCTTCTGATAAATTAAAAGCATTAATTCCAGCTGAATTAGATAAGTTAGGAGTTGATTGGAAACGTGCTGATTTATACAGAACAGTAGTAAGTGATTTAACGGATTTGGAAAATGTTTTTTATGATGTATTAGTATTCTTTAGCCCTTCTGGTATTGATAGCTTATTTAAAAATTTCCCAAACTTTAAACAAAACGATACTCGAATTGCTGTGTTTGGAAATTCAACTATTAAAGCTGTCGAAAAAAGAGGTTTACGTGTAGATATTTCTGCACCAACCCCAGAAACTCCATCAATGACAATGGCTTTAGATAAATATATTAAAGAAGTAAATAAAAAGTAA
- a CDS encoding purine-nucleoside phosphorylase has product MTKQQQLKETKEYLQNKGITNPEIGIVLGTGLGKLVDEIAIEQEIPYSEIPHFPQATVEFHSGKLIYGVLSEKKVVVMSGRFHLYEGYNLWEVTYGIRTMQQLGIKTLLVSNAAGAINLNFKKGDLMLIDDHLNLQGGSPLAFKGAGEFGDLFADMLEPYSKKLNTKMKAIAKTNDIDLKEGVYASVVGPQLETRAEYRMLQILEVDAVGMSTVPEVIVAKHLQLPCIAISVLTDECDPKNLQPVNIQEIIEVAGKAEPKMITLFKELIQQL; this is encoded by the coding sequence ATGACGAAACAACAACAACTTAAAGAGACTAAAGAGTATCTTCAAAATAAAGGAATTACAAACCCAGAAATAGGAATTGTTTTAGGAACTGGTTTAGGTAAACTAGTAGATGAAATAGCCATTGAACAAGAAATTCCATATTCAGAAATTCCTCATTTTCCTCAGGCAACTGTTGAATTTCATTCTGGAAAACTTATTTACGGAGTACTATCTGAGAAAAAAGTAGTCGTTATGTCTGGTCGTTTTCATCTATATGAAGGTTATAATCTTTGGGAAGTTACCTACGGAATACGTACCATGCAACAATTAGGAATCAAAACCTTATTAGTTTCAAATGCTGCAGGAGCTATCAACTTAAACTTCAAAAAAGGTGATTTAATGCTTATTGATGATCATTTAAATTTACAAGGAGGTTCACCTTTAGCATTTAAAGGTGCAGGAGAATTTGGTGATTTATTTGCTGATATGCTTGAGCCATATTCAAAAAAATTAAACACCAAAATGAAAGCTATTGCCAAAACAAACGACATAGATTTGAAAGAAGGTGTGTATGCTAGTGTTGTTGGTCCGCAATTAGAAACTAGAGCAGAATATAGAATGTTACAAATTTTAGAAGTTGATGCTGTAGGTATGAGTACCGTACCCGAAGTAATAGTAGCCAAACACTTACAATTGCCTTGTATAGCTATCTCTGTTTTAACTGATGAATGCGACCCAAAAAATCTTCAACCTGTTAATATTCAAGAGATTATTGAAGTAGCAGGAAAAGCAGAGCCAAAAATGATAACATTATTTAAAGAATTGATACAACAATTATAA
- the arsM gene encoding arsenosugar biosynthesis arsenite methyltransferase ArsM, with protein MSYLETTHNVYKEAALTPDVGLCCTTNPIWELPGLKIPRIMQEMNYGCGSTVHARDLTNNPKMLYVGVGGGMELLQFAYFNRSKGGVIGLDVVDEMLEASRKNFVEAEEMNPWFKSDFVDLRKGDAMNLPVEDNSIDVAAQNCLFNIFKSDDLKKAIAEMHRVLKPHGRLVMSDPTCEQPMNDELRNDERLRALCLSGSLSIADYVKALTDAGFGTIEIRARKPYRILDPKNYPTDELIYIESIEVAAIKDPMPEDGPCVFTGKAAIYFGDEDFFDDGLGHTLLKNQPLAICDKTAGALKALGRDDIFFSESTYHYDGGGCC; from the coding sequence ATGAGTTATTTAGAAACCACACATAATGTATATAAAGAAGCAGCGCTAACACCTGATGTTGGTTTATGTTGTACTACTAATCCTATTTGGGAATTACCTGGATTAAAAATTCCACGAATCATGCAAGAAATGAACTACGGTTGTGGTTCTACTGTTCATGCTCGTGACCTAACTAACAACCCTAAAATGCTATATGTTGGTGTTGGTGGAGGTATGGAATTATTACAATTTGCTTATTTCAATCGTTCAAAAGGTGGAGTTATAGGACTAGATGTTGTAGATGAAATGTTAGAAGCTTCTCGTAAAAATTTTGTAGAAGCTGAAGAAATGAATCCTTGGTTTAAAAGTGATTTTGTTGATTTACGAAAAGGGGATGCGATGAACCTTCCTGTTGAAGATAACTCAATAGATGTAGCTGCTCAAAACTGCTTGTTCAATATTTTTAAATCAGACGATTTGAAAAAGGCTATTGCTGAAATGCATAGAGTATTAAAGCCTCATGGACGTTTAGTAATGAGTGACCCCACTTGTGAACAGCCTATGAATGATGAATTACGAAATGACGAACGTTTACGTGCTTTATGTTTAAGCGGAAGTTTATCAATTGCTGATTATGTAAAAGCATTGACAGATGCTGGTTTTGGAACTATTGAAATAAGAGCTAGGAAACCGTATAGAATTCTAGATCCTAAAAACTATCCAACAGACGAACTAATTTACATAGAATCTATTGAAGTTGCTGCTATTAAAGATCCAATGCCTGAAGATGGGCCTTGTGTTTTTACAGGTAAAGCTGCAATTTATTTTGGTGATGAAGATTTCTTTGATGATGGCTTAGGGCACACTTTATTAAAAAATCAACCATTAGCTATTTGCGATAAAACTGCTGGAGCTTTAAAAGCTTTAGGCAGAGACGATATTTTTTTCTCAGAATCAACCTATCATTACGATGGTGGTGGATGTTGTTAA
- a CDS encoding DUF4271 domain-containing protein: protein MQAIELINNSDSWFTLVILFTIVLLAILKLIKPNYLLGYTLAFFTPGFFQKKAEENMYLFSPFKFILFCYSSISISLVFYLIVQPSTTNKNNFITFLIILASVFFYLLIKYFIENIIASILAIKGNINYFLHVKYGYLFTVGLWILPLIILYKYSLHSSYFLFTGLITLLIFRAFLIITNNKNIVIGKLFYFILYFCTLEIAPLLILYKTTTT, encoded by the coding sequence TTGCAAGCAATAGAACTTATTAATAACTCTGATAGTTGGTTTACCTTAGTAATTCTTTTTACTATCGTATTACTTGCTATACTTAAACTTATAAAACCAAATTATTTGTTGGGGTATACATTGGCTTTTTTTACACCTGGTTTCTTTCAGAAAAAAGCTGAAGAGAATATGTATCTTTTCTCACCTTTTAAATTTATTTTGTTTTGCTATAGTTCAATTTCTATTTCTTTAGTTTTTTACTTAATCGTACAACCATCAACAACTAACAAAAATAATTTCATAACATTTCTAATTATATTGGCTTCTGTATTTTTTTATTTACTTATTAAGTATTTTATAGAAAACATAATTGCTAGTATCTTGGCTATAAAAGGAAACATTAATTATTTTTTGCATGTTAAATATGGTTATTTATTTACCGTAGGTTTATGGATTTTACCTTTAATTATACTCTATAAATATAGTTTACACAGTAGCTATTTTTTATTTACTGGACTAATTACATTACTTATTTTCAGAGCCTTTTTAATAATAACCAACAATAAAAACATAGTTATAGGTAAGTTGTTTTATTTTATTTTGTATTTTTGCACCCTTGAAATAGCACCGCTATTGATTCTTTATAAAACAACAACTACGTAA
- a CDS encoding TIGR04282 family arsenosugar biosynthesis glycosyltransferase, whose product MSKNLLIIFVKNIKLGKVKTRLAKTIGNENAFEIYKELVKITEDVTEKLTIDKRIYFSDTIIDSKWQNHTKKIQKGIDLGERMKNAFLEGFEEGYENIILIGSDLPDISSEVITKGYENLQKNEIVFGPAEDGGYYLLGLSKMINTIFDNKPWSQSNLLKVTLQELKTTQEKISFLQELNDIDTIEDLLKSDFYKNNIHIQKLTKNDETTTT is encoded by the coding sequence ATGAGTAAAAATCTTTTAATAATTTTTGTAAAGAACATTAAGCTAGGAAAGGTCAAAACTAGACTAGCAAAAACTATTGGTAATGAAAATGCCTTTGAAATATATAAAGAGCTTGTAAAAATTACTGAAGATGTAACAGAAAAACTGACCATTGATAAACGTATTTACTTTTCTGATACTATTATTGATTCGAAATGGCAAAATCATACTAAAAAAATTCAAAAAGGTATTGATTTAGGCGAACGAATGAAGAATGCTTTTCTTGAAGGCTTTGAAGAAGGCTATGAAAACATCATTTTAATTGGATCAGATTTACCTGATATTTCATCAGAAGTAATTACCAAGGGATATGAAAACTTACAAAAAAATGAGATTGTTTTTGGTCCGGCCGAAGATGGCGGGTACTATTTATTAGGCTTATCAAAAATGATTAATACTATTTTTGATAATAAACCATGGAGCCAATCTAACTTATTAAAAGTAACTTTACAGGAATTAAAAACAACCCAAGAAAAAATTTCCTTTTTACAGGAATTAAACGATATTGATACTATTGAAGATTTATTAAAATCTGATTTTTACAAGAACAATATCCATATTCAAAAGCTAACTAAAAATGACGAAACAACAACAACTTAA
- a CDS encoding DoxX family protein — protein sequence MIRNQQIAVLTIRLLLGFILFFQGFGKVFTFGLDNVYKNFFQASYSELLPDFLLLFTSYYTSLVELIGGFLLIIGFKRDYTLYVLASVLVIVTIGHGLKNPIWDLSHVMYRAILLISLLLLPKNLDIFSIDNYYINYKSKKQR from the coding sequence ATGATTAGAAATCAACAAATAGCGGTCTTAACAATTCGATTGTTATTAGGATTTATTCTTTTTTTTCAAGGTTTTGGAAAAGTCTTTACGTTTGGTTTAGATAACGTTTACAAAAACTTCTTTCAAGCAAGTTATTCAGAATTATTACCTGATTTTTTATTATTATTTACTTCTTATTATACATCTTTAGTAGAATTAATTGGAGGTTTTTTATTAATTATCGGTTTTAAAAGAGATTATACTTTATATGTTTTAGCATCAGTTTTAGTTATTGTTACTATTGGTCATGGTCTAAAAAATCCTATTTGGGATTTATCACATGTAATGTATAGAGCTATTTTATTAATAAGTTTATTACTATTACCCAAGAATTTAGATATATTTTCAATTGATAATTATTACATCAATTACAAATCAAAAAAACAAAGATGA
- a CDS encoding sterol desaturase family protein — protein MNKYLEIIKNSYTGYWNYLKQSVFFELNWENYFYGLILISFVVWGLELIFPWRKKQPIFRKDFWLDIFYMFFNFFILNLIVLIALSNTSEQLLNDFLSIFNLSVSSFQLFEINSLHYILRLFIFFIIIDFIQWFTHTLLHKYEFLWNFHKVHHSVKEMGFAAHLRYHWMEPVVYNSMKYIPLAIMGGFTAKDVAIIHFFNITIGHLNHANINWDYGFLKYILNNPKMHIWHHAKELPKERKKGVNFGITLSIWDYLFKTNYIPHNGRDIEIGFEGDDTFPKDFISQELYPLKK, from the coding sequence ATGAATAAATACCTGGAAATTATCAAAAATTCTTATACAGGATATTGGAATTACTTAAAACAATCTGTATTCTTTGAATTAAATTGGGAGAATTATTTTTATGGGTTGATTCTAATATCATTTGTTGTTTGGGGACTGGAACTAATATTTCCTTGGAGAAAAAAACAACCCATATTCAGAAAAGATTTTTGGCTAGATATTTTTTACATGTTTTTTAATTTTTTCATATTAAACTTAATTGTTTTAATTGCTCTATCCAACACCTCTGAGCAATTACTAAATGATTTTTTAAGCATATTTAATCTATCTGTATCTAGTTTTCAATTATTTGAAATTAATAGTCTCCACTACATATTAAGGCTTTTTATATTCTTTATAATTATTGATTTCATCCAATGGTTTACGCACACCTTATTACATAAGTATGAATTTTTATGGAACTTCCATAAAGTACATCATTCTGTAAAAGAAATGGGGTTTGCGGCGCACTTACGCTATCACTGGATGGAACCTGTTGTTTATAACTCTATGAAGTACATCCCACTTGCTATAATGGGAGGGTTTACCGCTAAAGATGTAGCTATCATTCATTTTTTTAACATTACTATAGGTCATTTAAATCATGCTAACATTAATTGGGATTATGGTTTTTTAAAGTATATACTAAATAATCCTAAAATGCACATATGGCATCATGCTAAAGAACTTCCTAAAGAAAGAAAAAAAGGAGTTAATTTTGGAATTACCTTAAGCATATGGGACTACTTATTTAAAACTAACTACATACCTCATAACGGAAGAGATATTGAAATTGGCTTTGAAGGTGATGATACATTTCCTAAAGATTTTATTAGCCAAGAATTATACCCGTTAAAAAAATAA
- a CDS encoding inorganic phosphate transporter: protein MILILLFISACFLAYTNGANDNFKGVATLFGAGITDYKKAINWATLTTFAGSVTTIFLAKELVKNFSGKGLVPNELIQSPTFAISIALGAAITVFTATKIGMPISTTHSLVGALFGTGVMAVGSQFNFGKLGNTFLMPLIVSPLVATTLSLIAYLVFKYIRKQIPSLNTKKPTLIGVSSPKILDGLHYLSSGIVSFSRGLNDTPKIVGLLIIINTIDIKWSMIFIAVIMALGGLINAKKVGETMSEKITKMNSGQGFTANMITGLLVTTASIHGLPVSTTHVSVGSLFGIGIVTKKANYKTIGKIILSWVLTLPIAAIMSAIVFKTLELLM, encoded by the coding sequence ATGATACTAATTCTTCTTTTTATTTCTGCTTGTTTTTTAGCATATACAAATGGTGCAAATGATAATTTTAAAGGTGTTGCCACATTATTTGGAGCTGGCATAACTGATTATAAAAAAGCTATTAATTGGGCAACTTTAACAACCTTTGCCGGTTCAGTTACTACTATTTTTCTAGCCAAAGAATTAGTTAAAAACTTTTCAGGAAAAGGGTTAGTTCCTAATGAACTAATACAATCTCCTACTTTTGCTATTTCAATTGCATTAGGAGCTGCTATTACAGTTTTTACAGCTACAAAAATAGGAATGCCAATTTCTACTACACATAGTTTAGTGGGTGCTCTTTTTGGAACCGGAGTGATGGCAGTTGGTTCACAATTTAATTTTGGGAAGCTAGGCAATACCTTTTTAATGCCACTTATAGTAAGCCCATTAGTTGCTACAACTTTAAGTTTAATCGCTTACTTAGTATTTAAGTATATAAGAAAACAAATTCCAAGTTTAAACACAAAAAAACCAACTCTAATTGGTGTATCTTCTCCTAAGATTTTAGACGGATTACATTATTTAAGTTCTGGAATTGTAAGTTTTTCTAGAGGATTAAATGACACTCCTAAAATAGTTGGTTTATTAATTATCATTAACACAATAGACATTAAATGGAGTATGATTTTTATTGCTGTAATTATGGCTTTGGGTGGTTTAATAAATGCTAAAAAAGTTGGTGAAACAATGAGTGAAAAAATTACAAAAATGAATTCTGGTCAAGGTTTTACTGCAAATATGATTACTGGTTTATTAGTTACAACTGCCAGTATACATGGATTACCCGTATCAACCACCCATGTTTCTGTTGGCTCTCTATTTGGTATCGGTATAGTAACTAAAAAAGCTAACTATAAAACAATTGGAAAAATTATATTATCTTGGGTACTTACCCTTCCTATAGCTGCAATTATGAGCGCAATTGTTTTTAAAACATTAGAATTATTAATGTAA